A portion of the Pseudarthrobacter defluvii genome contains these proteins:
- the selD gene encoding selenide, water dikinase SelD → MNEAQTSVQQVDDGVAGALRLTDYAHGGGCACKIPPGELEDAVRGLIGQPGAEVLVGLDSGDDAAAVLVRDDLAVLTTADFFTPVVNDAFDWGRIAAANALSDIYAMGGKPVTAINLVGWPRGVLPMELMTEVLRGGLSVASQAGCPVLGGHSIDDPEPKYGMAVTGVAHPDRLLRNDAAQPGLPITLTKPLGVGLLNNRHKQTGEVFAEALETMAALNRDAADAAVAAGVRAATDVTGFGLLGHLYKMVRASEVGAVIDLKAVPLIEGAREALRDGFVSGGTRRNLDWVRPHLGSAAGVTEDDLLLLADAQTSGGLLVVGELPGYPVIGHTTAGRGIEVR, encoded by the coding sequence GTGAATGAGGCTCAGACATCAGTCCAGCAAGTTGATGATGGTGTTGCCGGTGCGCTCCGGCTCACCGACTATGCCCACGGTGGGGGCTGCGCCTGCAAAATTCCGCCCGGTGAACTCGAGGATGCGGTCCGTGGCCTGATCGGCCAGCCGGGCGCGGAGGTCCTGGTCGGCCTGGACAGCGGCGACGACGCCGCGGCGGTCCTGGTCCGCGATGATCTGGCCGTCCTTACCACCGCTGACTTTTTTACTCCCGTGGTCAACGATGCCTTCGACTGGGGCAGGATTGCGGCCGCCAATGCCCTCTCGGACATCTACGCGATGGGTGGCAAGCCAGTCACGGCGATCAACCTTGTCGGGTGGCCCCGCGGTGTCCTGCCGATGGAATTGATGACCGAAGTCCTCCGCGGGGGGCTGAGCGTGGCATCCCAGGCGGGCTGCCCGGTGCTCGGCGGCCACTCCATTGACGATCCTGAGCCGAAGTACGGCATGGCCGTTACTGGCGTCGCCCACCCCGACCGGCTGCTCCGCAACGACGCCGCGCAGCCCGGGCTGCCGATCACGCTCACCAAACCACTCGGCGTCGGACTTCTCAACAACCGGCACAAACAGACCGGTGAGGTATTCGCTGAAGCGCTGGAGACCATGGCGGCCCTCAACCGGGACGCAGCCGACGCCGCGGTTGCCGCCGGCGTCCGGGCGGCCACCGACGTGACGGGTTTTGGGCTGCTGGGGCACCTTTACAAGATGGTCCGCGCTTCGGAAGTGGGCGCCGTGATCGATCTGAAGGCCGTTCCGCTGATCGAGGGCGCGCGGGAGGCCCTCCGCGACGGTTTCGTCTCCGGCGGGACCCGGCGCAACCTCGATTGGGTGCGGCCGCACCTGGGCTCAGCCGCGGGTGTCACCGAAGACGACCTGCTGCTTCTGGCCGACGCCCAGACCTCAGGCGGCCTGCTGGTGGTCGGCGAGCTGCCGGGCTACCCCGTGATCGGCCACACCACCGCTGGGCGGGGCATCGAGGTCCGCTGA
- the fdh gene encoding formate dehydrogenase yields MAPRSFLQWPVVRQLSTGDLLGRGPAVTSAKTKAIAPRTATADRVVQSVCPYCAVGCGQRVYVKDEKVVQIEGDPDSPISRGRLCPKGSASEQLVNSPGRQTKVLYRAPRSTEWEHLDLETAIDMVADRFIETRRRTWQQEDDQGRLLRRTMGIASLGGATLDNEENYLIKKLFTAAGAVQTENQARIUHSATVPSLGASFGRGGATQSLQDMANADCIVIQGSNMAECHPVGYQWVAEAKARGAKVIHVDPRFTRTSAVSDKHIPIRAGSDVVLLGALINYVISNDLWFKEYVSAYTNAATLVHDDYRDAEDLGGLFSGFDPEKGAYDTSSWAYAEREDGAIDEPGPGSEHGANGTARATGHSYGSGGPPLEHAEVQRDDTLQDPRTVFQIVKRHYARYTAEMVQDMCGISVADFEYLARTITENSGRDRTTCFAYAVGWTQHSLGTQFIRGAAILQLLLGNVGRPGSGIMALRGHASIQGSTDIPTLFNLLPGYLPMPSAGRHDSLEEYLSVIGSKQQKGYWANADAYTISLLKAWWGDAATADNDWAYDYLPRLTGAHGTYETVMGMLEDEVEGYFILGQNPAVGSAHGRMQRMGMSHLKWLVVRDLNMIESATWWKDGPEIESGELRTEDIETEVFFMPAATHVEKAGSFTQTQRLLQWRHQAVAPPGECQSELQFFFELGKRIRERLAGSQDERDRPLLDLTWDYPTDEHGDPDAESVLAEINGRHLAGPDAGKPLSSYTEMQADGSTSGGCWIYTGVYADGFNHAANRKPGQEQGPAASEWGWAWPANRRILYNRASADPDGKPWSERKKYIWWDQEQGKWVGDDVPDFPVDRAPGSKPDPSVGGPAALSGDDPFIMQADGKGWLFAPKGLMDGPLPTHYEAQESPVANALYPQQQNPARLVFPRKDNLSAPSAGTSGSDVYPYVFTTYRLTEHHTAGGMSRWLPYLSELQPEMFCEVSPQLAAERGLEPYGWATIISARSAIEAKVLVTDRMAPLQVGGHTVHQIGLPYHWGVGSNAVVSGDAANDLLGVTLDPNVQIQESKVASCDIRPGRRPRGKELLALVAEYQERAGVTIETGNRAVTDPAVEGLQPRPDEKGSTEGGEH; encoded by the coding sequence ATGGCACCGCGAAGTTTTCTTCAATGGCCGGTCGTCCGTCAGCTGAGCACGGGCGACCTGCTTGGCCGTGGCCCAGCGGTCACATCGGCCAAGACCAAGGCAATAGCTCCACGCACCGCCACTGCTGACCGTGTGGTGCAGAGCGTTTGTCCCTACTGCGCCGTCGGCTGCGGACAGCGTGTTTATGTGAAGGACGAAAAGGTAGTCCAGATCGAGGGCGATCCGGATTCCCCCATTTCCCGCGGCCGGCTGTGCCCCAAAGGCTCTGCCAGCGAGCAGCTGGTCAATTCGCCGGGCCGGCAGACCAAGGTGCTCTACCGTGCACCGCGTTCCACTGAGTGGGAACACCTGGACCTGGAGACGGCCATTGACATGGTGGCGGACCGGTTTATCGAGACCCGCCGCAGGACCTGGCAGCAGGAAGACGACCAAGGCCGGCTGCTGCGGCGCACCATGGGCATCGCCTCGCTGGGCGGCGCGACCCTGGACAACGAAGAGAATTACCTCATCAAGAAGCTCTTCACGGCTGCAGGGGCGGTGCAGACCGAGAACCAAGCCCGCATATGACACTCCGCCACGGTTCCCAGTTTGGGAGCCTCGTTTGGACGCGGTGGTGCAACGCAATCACTGCAGGACATGGCCAACGCCGACTGCATCGTCATCCAGGGTTCCAACATGGCCGAGTGCCACCCTGTGGGCTATCAGTGGGTAGCGGAGGCGAAGGCACGCGGAGCGAAGGTCATCCACGTCGATCCCCGCTTTACGCGCACGTCTGCCGTCTCGGATAAGCACATACCTATCCGGGCCGGCTCGGATGTCGTGCTTCTTGGCGCGCTCATCAACTACGTGATCAGCAATGATCTCTGGTTCAAGGAGTACGTCAGCGCATACACCAACGCTGCCACGTTGGTCCACGACGATTACCGCGATGCCGAGGATCTGGGCGGGCTGTTCTCCGGCTTCGATCCGGAGAAGGGTGCCTACGACACGTCGTCATGGGCGTACGCCGAACGTGAGGACGGCGCCATCGACGAGCCCGGGCCCGGGTCGGAACACGGGGCCAATGGGACGGCGCGCGCTACCGGCCATTCGTACGGCAGTGGTGGTCCGCCCTTGGAGCACGCCGAAGTCCAGCGGGACGATACCCTTCAGGACCCCCGGACCGTCTTCCAGATCGTGAAGCGGCACTACGCCCGTTACACGGCGGAGATGGTGCAGGACATGTGTGGCATCAGTGTGGCGGATTTCGAGTACCTGGCGCGTACCATCACGGAGAACTCCGGACGCGACCGGACCACCTGTTTCGCCTATGCCGTTGGCTGGACCCAGCACTCGCTGGGAACGCAGTTCATCCGGGGTGCCGCCATCCTGCAGCTCCTGCTCGGAAACGTGGGACGCCCGGGCAGTGGCATCATGGCCCTGCGCGGACATGCCAGCATTCAGGGTTCCACCGACATCCCGACGCTGTTCAACCTGCTGCCCGGGTATCTGCCGATGCCCAGCGCGGGCCGCCACGACAGCCTCGAAGAGTATCTGTCCGTTATTGGGTCGAAGCAGCAAAAAGGTTACTGGGCTAACGCGGACGCTTACACCATCAGCCTTTTGAAGGCATGGTGGGGTGACGCCGCGACCGCGGACAACGACTGGGCCTACGACTACCTTCCCAGGCTGACCGGAGCGCACGGTACGTACGAAACCGTGATGGGGATGCTCGAGGACGAGGTGGAGGGCTACTTCATCCTCGGACAAAATCCTGCAGTGGGTTCGGCTCATGGCCGGATGCAGCGGATGGGCATGTCGCACCTGAAGTGGCTCGTGGTTCGGGACTTGAACATGATCGAGTCCGCTACCTGGTGGAAAGACGGTCCGGAGATCGAATCGGGGGAGCTGCGCACCGAAGACATCGAGACCGAGGTGTTCTTCATGCCGGCGGCAACCCACGTCGAGAAAGCCGGATCCTTCACCCAGACCCAAAGGCTGCTGCAATGGCGGCACCAGGCGGTTGCACCGCCAGGGGAGTGCCAAAGCGAACTGCAGTTCTTCTTTGAACTGGGCAAGCGGATCCGGGAGAGGCTGGCCGGTTCCCAGGATGAGCGCGACCGTCCCCTGCTCGACCTGACTTGGGACTATCCCACGGACGAACACGGCGATCCCGATGCCGAGTCGGTCCTTGCCGAGATCAACGGCCGTCACCTGGCGGGTCCGGACGCAGGGAAACCCCTGTCCTCCTACACGGAGATGCAGGCTGACGGATCCACGTCTGGCGGCTGCTGGATCTACACCGGTGTTTACGCTGACGGCTTCAACCATGCCGCCAACCGCAAGCCGGGCCAGGAACAGGGACCGGCTGCTTCGGAGTGGGGCTGGGCATGGCCGGCCAACCGCCGGATTCTCTATAACCGTGCCTCGGCGGACCCGGACGGCAAGCCGTGGAGCGAGCGGAAGAAATACATCTGGTGGGACCAGGAGCAGGGCAAATGGGTCGGAGACGACGTGCCCGACTTCCCGGTTGACCGCGCCCCGGGCAGCAAACCCGATCCCTCGGTTGGTGGTCCTGCCGCCCTCAGCGGTGATGATCCCTTCATCATGCAGGCTGACGGCAAGGGCTGGCTGTTTGCGCCGAAGGGCCTCATGGACGGACCCCTGCCCACGCACTACGAGGCGCAGGAGTCACCGGTGGCCAACGCGCTGTACCCGCAGCAGCAGAACCCCGCGCGGCTGGTGTTCCCCCGCAAGGACAACCTGAGTGCCCCAAGCGCAGGGACCAGTGGCTCCGACGTCTACCCGTATGTCTTCACCACGTACCGGCTGACCGAGCACCACACGGCGGGCGGCATGAGCCGTTGGCTTCCGTACCTCTCCGAGCTGCAACCGGAGATGTTCTGCGAGGTCTCGCCGCAGCTGGCGGCCGAACGCGGTCTTGAACCTTATGGGTGGGCCACGATTATTTCGGCGCGTTCCGCCATTGAGGCCAAAGTGCTGGTCACTGACCGCATGGCGCCCCTCCAGGTTGGTGGCCACACGGTGCACCAGATCGGGTTGCCCTACCACTGGGGCGTCGGCAGCAATGCCGTCGTCAGCGGCGACGCTGCCAACGACCTGCTGGGTGTGACGCTGGATCCCAACGTCCAGATCCAGGAATCGAAGGTGGCATCCTGTGACATCCGGCCGGGCCGCCGGCCCCGCGGGAAGGAGCTGCTTGCCTTGGTTGCTGAGTACCAGGAACGGGCCGGCGTGACCATTGAGACCGGCAACCGCGCCGTCACCGATCCCGCGGTGGAAGGGCTCCAACCCCGCCCCGATGAAAAGGGCAGCACCGAGGGTGGGGAGCATTGA
- a CDS encoding TetR/AcrR family transcriptional regulator encodes MTKRRTRSVDRILEAAAGLFYESGIRGVGVDDVVAASGVSKSTLYTHFRTKDDLVAAYLARTDVAWLEQLQSAAQQAAQPRDRLVALFDALSDAFDRHGFFGCPFVSAGVEAALDSAARQATLHHVKRRYQWLLELSREANATDPEHLAGHLGLLIDGALATGRLTQSRSVVNAAKSSARAAVLSQTPRPTRQKEHDNDV; translated from the coding sequence ATGACAAAGCGCCGCACCCGATCGGTGGACAGGATCCTGGAGGCAGCAGCAGGACTGTTCTATGAGTCCGGCATCCGCGGGGTCGGGGTGGACGATGTGGTCGCCGCATCCGGAGTCTCCAAGTCGACCCTGTACACCCACTTCCGGACAAAGGATGACCTCGTGGCTGCTTATCTGGCCCGCACGGACGTCGCCTGGCTTGAACAGTTACAGTCCGCAGCCCAACAGGCAGCCCAGCCCCGGGACCGGCTCGTGGCACTTTTTGACGCACTGTCGGACGCGTTCGACCGGCACGGATTCTTCGGGTGCCCCTTCGTCAGTGCCGGTGTGGAGGCAGCCCTGGACTCGGCTGCCAGACAGGCCACGCTGCACCACGTCAAGCGCCGCTACCAGTGGCTCCTCGAATTGAGCCGGGAGGCGAACGCCACGGACCCGGAACACCTTGCCGGCCATCTTGGGCTGCTGATCGATGGGGCGCTTGCCACCGGCAGGCTGACCCAGTCGCGCTCAGTAGTCAACGCCGCGAAGTCGTCTGCCCGGGCAGCAGTCCTGTCCCAAACCCCGCGACCCACCCGCCAAAAGGAACACGATAATGACGTCTGA
- the nrfD gene encoding NrfD/PsrC family molybdoenzyme membrane anchor subunit, with product MTLSEFDSFRPSEPARRRQGGKRGTGRRRDNGDGSREMPMVPEPEFTSYYGRPVVKPAPWGDDVAIYLFLGGVAGGSALLGLGGQLTGRPILRRNARLGALTAVSAGAVALVKDLGRPERFLHMLRTFKVTSPMSVGSWILSAFSAGTAVTAVAEIDRMTGSRLPLGPLRKVLHAVEGTAGVEAAVFAGPLAAYTAVLLGDTATPTWNAAHEELPFVFVSSACLASAGLAMVTTPIHETGPARKLAVLGVLGDVAAMKVMEHRMDPVAAEPLHQGKAGTMLKWSERLALAGGLGTLFAGRNRVVAAVSGLALLSASALTRFGVFEAGLASARDPRYTIEPQKNRLAARRAAGVTGDAITTAS from the coding sequence GTGACCCTCTCAGAGTTCGACAGCTTCCGTCCCTCAGAGCCTGCCCGCCGCCGGCAGGGCGGCAAGCGCGGCACCGGCCGCCGCCGGGACAATGGTGACGGCTCGCGGGAAATGCCCATGGTGCCGGAGCCCGAGTTCACCTCGTACTACGGCCGTCCGGTGGTCAAACCGGCTCCATGGGGCGACGACGTGGCCATCTACCTCTTTCTGGGCGGGGTGGCAGGTGGATCGGCCCTCCTCGGTCTTGGCGGTCAGCTGACCGGCCGGCCAATCCTTCGCCGCAACGCCCGGCTGGGCGCCTTGACGGCAGTAAGCGCCGGCGCCGTTGCCCTGGTGAAGGACCTGGGCAGGCCGGAGCGTTTCCTGCACATGCTGCGGACCTTCAAGGTGACGTCGCCCATGAGTGTTGGCTCGTGGATCCTCAGCGCCTTCAGCGCGGGCACGGCCGTGACGGCGGTGGCGGAAATCGACCGGATGACGGGAAGCCGGCTTCCGCTGGGTCCGTTGCGGAAGGTCCTGCATGCAGTTGAAGGCACGGCAGGGGTCGAAGCGGCGGTCTTCGCAGGGCCACTGGCCGCGTACACGGCTGTCCTGCTTGGCGACACCGCCACCCCGACGTGGAACGCCGCGCATGAGGAACTGCCATTCGTCTTCGTCAGTTCGGCATGCCTCGCTTCTGCCGGCCTCGCCATGGTCACCACACCCATCCACGAGACAGGGCCCGCCCGGAAACTTGCTGTGCTCGGTGTCCTGGGCGACGTCGCTGCCATGAAGGTGATGGAGCACCGGATGGATCCGGTGGCCGCGGAGCCCCTGCACCAGGGCAAGGCGGGCACCATGCTGAAGTGGAGCGAGCGGTTGGCGTTGGCCGGCGGCCTGGGGACACTGTTCGCAGGACGCAACCGCGTGGTTGCGGCAGTTTCAGGATTGGCGTTGCTGTCCGCTTCGGCACTGACCCGCTTCGGCGTGTTCGAAGCTGGCCTCGCCTCTGCCAGGGATCCGCGGTACACCATCGAACCCCAGAAGAACCGGCTCGCTGCCCGCCGTGCTGCCGGGGTGACCGGGGACGCGATCACCACCGCCAGCTGA
- a CDS encoding 4Fe-4S dicluster domain-containing protein produces the protein MGQLSGPTDPTADAHWEHNHPRKGFFTDTSICIGCKACEVACKEWNHNPQDGNLELLGSSYDNTGSLGASTWRHVAFIEQGQERIVEARESGRALVSLGMPRIGPPAAAAPVTDLADADTTPPDTADFRWLMSSDVCKHCTHAGCLDVCPTGALFRTEFGTVVVQDDVCNGCGTCVAGCPFGVIERRSNGTVKVASSREEQHAKHPAVPNEGIAQKCTLCYDRLVDDQTPACAKACPTTSIKFGDHDDMVDTARERVATLHAQGMTEARLYGANENDGVGGTGSVFLLLDEPEVYGLPPDPRVPTADLPKMYRRAGMAVAGMAAAAALAFLGGRA, from the coding sequence ATGGGCCAGCTGTCCGGACCGACCGACCCCACCGCCGATGCCCATTGGGAGCACAATCATCCGCGCAAGGGGTTCTTCACCGACACCTCGATCTGCATTGGCTGCAAGGCCTGTGAAGTTGCCTGCAAGGAGTGGAACCACAACCCGCAGGACGGAAACCTGGAACTGCTCGGGTCCTCCTACGACAACACCGGATCGCTGGGTGCCAGCACCTGGCGGCATGTCGCCTTCATCGAACAGGGCCAGGAACGGATTGTTGAGGCGCGGGAATCAGGCCGCGCCCTGGTCAGCCTGGGCATGCCCCGCATTGGTCCTCCGGCCGCGGCAGCGCCGGTCACGGACTTGGCGGACGCTGATACCACCCCGCCGGACACCGCTGACTTCCGGTGGCTGATGTCCTCGGATGTCTGCAAGCACTGCACCCACGCCGGCTGCCTTGACGTCTGTCCCACTGGCGCACTGTTCCGCACCGAGTTCGGCACTGTCGTGGTCCAGGATGACGTCTGCAATGGCTGCGGAACCTGCGTGGCCGGCTGCCCCTTCGGCGTGATCGAGCGCCGCAGCAACGGCACGGTCAAGGTTGCCAGCAGCAGGGAAGAACAGCACGCCAAGCATCCCGCCGTCCCCAACGAGGGCATCGCCCAGAAGTGCACGCTGTGCTACGACCGGCTGGTTGATGACCAGACGCCTGCATGCGCCAAGGCATGCCCGACGACGTCCATCAAGTTCGGCGACCACGATGACATGGTGGACACGGCCCGGGAACGGGTGGCCACCCTGCATGCGCAGGGCATGACCGAGGCAAGGCTTTACGGGGCGAACGAAAACGACGGCGTCGGCGGAACCGGATCAGTCTTCCTGCTGCTCGACGAACCCGAAGTGTACGGTCTTCCGCCGGACCCCCGGGTTCCCACCGCAGACTTGCCGAAGATGTACCGCCGGGCCGGAATGGCCGTGGCGGGCATGGCCGCGGCCGCTGCGCTGGCCTTCCTGGGAGGACGGGCGTGA